The following nucleotide sequence is from Thermoplasmata archaeon.
CCGCGATCACCCTCTGGAACGGCACCGTGGACCCCTTCAACGCGCCCTCGGCGAACGCGACGTACGCCTTCCACGTCCGCCTGAAACAGGGCCCGGGCGCCAACCTCTCGCGGGCGAGCGTATACCTGAACATGTCCGAGCTGGCGGGCCTCTCGGACAACCTGCTCTCGCCCATCCCCATGGTCAAGGACTCGTCGCGCAATGCGACGAACGGTACGTGGTACGTCGCCTGGCGACCCCTCGACACGAACGTCTACGCGTTCCAGTTCTTCGCGAGCGACGGCCGAGGCAACCAGACGTTCTCCTCCCCGGTCCTGGCCCCCGTCCTCGCGCCCTGGAGCAACTTCTACGGGATCTGGCTCGTCTCCATCGGCGAGTTCATGATCTATCCGGCCTCCTTCTACTTCGTCATCCTGTTCATGTACTGGTACACGATTCGTACGCGGCGCCTCCGGGAGCGCATGATCCAGGCGCGCGGAGAGAAGCTCGACCTCAAGAAGGAGGGCGCCAAGGAAGGCGAGGTCGCGGTCAAGGATGCGACCGCGAAGCCCCCCGCTCCCACGCGCGAGAAATCGCGGAAGGTGGCCGCCTTTACGTGCACGAACTGCGGGGCGGACGTCACGGATGCGGACACGAAGTGCCCGAAGTGCGGCGCGGTCTTCGAGGACTAGTCGTCACGGGGTTTGCCACTTTCATCCATCCCTCCCGAGCTCCTTCATGGTGTGGGCCGACGCTCGCCCCCTAAACCTTATGTACGCATGCCCGGTATGCCGACCCGGGATGGGAACGCCCACGGGCACTCCCTGCCACGCACCGTGATTCTATGCCCGCGACCTCGATAGCGGAAGAGCTGGCGAAGAAGCAGCGCGAGATCAGCGTCTCCGAGTTCTTCGAACGGAACAAACAGATCCTCGGCTACGACTCGCCGACGAAGGCCCTGCTGACCGTGGTCAAGGAGGGCGTGGACAACAGCGCGGATGCCGCCGCGGATGCGGATATTCTGCCAGACATCTTCGTGGAGGTTCGCAAGGTCGACAAGGATGAGTTCCTAGTAATCATCGAAGACAACGGTCCGGGCATCGTGAAGCGCGAGGTGCCGAATGTCTTCGGACGGCTGCTCTACGGATCGCGGTTCCACTCCCGCAGGCAAAGCCTGCATCCGTCCGAACCTGTCTTCCTCCTCCGGAGTGGGCGAGCCACCCTCGCGCCAATCGGGACCCTAGGCGAACGGTTCTTCGAGGAGGGCGAGGAGGGCGCCATCCCTCTCCCCGAGGGGATGCTAGCCCCTTGTTTCTCCAGAACCACGGGGCGGGTCCGATGGCAGCCTGTCACCCACATCATACGACATCGCACGGCGCACCCCGTAGTCCGAATCGGCCTCGACCATGGTGGGCAGGTGCGCGTTACCGCGAACCACAGTCTCTTCTCCTTCGATGCCGTGAAAGGTCTCCATCATGTGGAGGCCGGGCGATTGCGTCCTGGGGACTACGTCCTGACGCCCCGCTCGCTCCCTGAGGTTCCGGAGGACTCTCGCGCCCTGAGCCTCAACCTCATGGAGCACATCCCACAGGGCCTGGCGGTGGGTCACCGTTGGTACGTGTACGGTGTCTCCGACCGGATCCTGGCGGAGATCGAGTCAAGTCCGAAAATACGCCAACGGATTGACCCGCGGTCGAAGAAGCTCCAGTACTTCTACGTCTACCGAAATGTGGCAATCCCGGTCGAGAACTTCCGAGCCTCTTACCGCAATCGGAAGTTTCTGCCGCTCTGGTTCGTCCTCGCGACCCGCTTGCAGAGCGAACTCCTCGGGACCAGGTTGAGGACCTACCAGACGGGGACCGGCCGACCGCTCGATGTACCTGCCGAGGCAACCCTCTCGAAGGATCTTGCATGGTTACTCGGGTTGTACGTGGCCGAGGGCCACGCTGGCGCACGGCAAGGAGCTCTCACGCTGGGTCTCCATGAGGAACATGTTGCAGCGCGGGCCGAACGGATCCTGCGAGAAACGTTCCACGTGCGCACGAAGATGTGGACCCGAAAAAACAGCCTCCGCATTTCGTTCTACAGCGATGTCATCTGTCTACTCTTGCGCCGTTGGTGCGGGTCTGGCGCGATTGCGAAGCATGTCCCCGAATTCATCTTCCGCGCGCCCCGAGCCATTCGACGCGCGTTCATGGTGGGCATGATTACGGGGGACGGTTCCAACGCTCATCCGGGCAACCAACTCGATTACTCCACGATCAGTCCGCGCCTAGCCAACGAACTCGCGTACCTCTGGCGGATGGAAGGCGTCGCGGCCAGCGTAAAGGAAGTCAACGGAGGCAGCCTCGGTCGCCGCCCAAAGCGGGGGCACCGCGTCTCCGTGTTTGGGGAGGATCTCCGCGTGCTTCCGGAATTTCCCCTGAAGAGACGGTTGTCATCGAATAAGTATCGGAGGTTTCCCACCGGACAGACGGGGCCGGGG
It contains:
- a CDS encoding zinc ribbon domain-containing protein, with the protein product MDLSAPAILKKLEAFRKTEWFNVLLVIVLGLVAVGLFQFTTIGGIGVCLGIILPPVTVFVIPYWLGERRMKRLALYIVPVLVIALILIAALQTQAVVGQGKPNLSSGVDPATPAARLPAITLWNGTVDPFNAPSANATYAFHVRLKQGPGANLSRASVYLNMSELAGLSDNLLSPIPMVKDSSRNATNGTWYVAWRPLDTNVYAFQFFASDGRGNQTFSSPVLAPVLAPWSNFYGIWLVSIGEFMIYPASFYFVILFMYWYTIRTRRLRERMIQARGEKLDLKKEGAKEGEVAVKDATAKPPAPTREKSRKVAAFTCTNCGADVTDADTKCPKCGAVFED
- a CDS encoding ATP-binding protein translates to MPATSIAEELAKKQREISVSEFFERNKQILGYDSPTKALLTVVKEGVDNSADAAADADILPDIFVEVRKVDKDEFLVIIEDNGPGIVKREVPNVFGRLLYGSRFHSRRQSLHPSEPVFLLRSGRATLAPIGTLGERFFEEGEEGAIPLPEGMLAPCFSRTTGRVRWQPVTHIIRHRTAHPVVRIGLDHGGQVRVTANHSLFSFDAVKGLHHVEAGRLRPGDYVLTPRSLPEVPEDSRALSLNLMEHIPQGLAVGHRWYVYGVSDRILAEIESSPKIRQRIDPRSKKLQYFYVYRNVAIPVENFRASYRNRKFLPLWFVLATRLQSELLGTRLRTYQTGTGRPLDVPAEATLSKDLAWLLGLYVAEGHAGARQGALTLGLHEEHVAARAERILRETFHVRTKMWTRKNSLRISFYSDVICLLLRRWCGSGAIAKHVPEFIFRAPRAIRRAFMVGMITGDGSNAHPGNQLDYSTISPRLANELAYLWRMEGVAASVKEVNGGSLGRRPKRGHRVSVFGEDLRVLPEFPLKRRLSSNKYRRFPTGQTGPGIRTQRSRVVASRAGGLSAFVGANLRFAQNYLDRLEGRPVPRRRGRFDFALRAKGYIDASNRPTETALQVLAAASAVEWFGTTDLAFARVESVESVITPEWVYDLSVPGDGMDENFVAGDHGPLFVKNSRGQQGLGISGAVMYGQVTTGKATKVTSKIEEEDTAYYVELIVDTKRNLPSKVREDRVVWERAHGTRVEIPLKGRYVGGKQSILEYLKATAIVNPHARITYKPPEGDPIVFERATEELPPKTKEIPPHPHGIELGTLMQM